One genomic window of Arvicola amphibius chromosome 4, mArvAmp1.2, whole genome shotgun sequence includes the following:
- the LOC119811737 gene encoding translational activator of cytochrome c oxidase 1 isoform X2 — translation MMSWAAVYLRRTTARCFRERCLGFRVGPWCASQQETPGCGPAPHRKLHVSAAVSAGHNKWSKVRHIKGPKDMERSRIFSKLALGIRLAVKEGGPNPENNSHLANILEVCRSKHMPKSTIESALKTEKNKGVHLLYEGRGPGGSSLLIEALSNSGPKCHLDIKYILNKNGGVMAEGARHFFDKKGVVVVGVEDREKKAVNLERALELAIEAGAEDVKEAEDEEEKNLFKFICDASSLHDVRKKLDSLGLCSVSCSLEFIPNLKALS, via the exons ATGATGTCGTGGGCTGCTGTCTACCTGAGAAGGACAACTGCCCGATGCTTTCGTGAGCGATGCCTCGGGTTCCGCGTGGGTCCTTGGTGCGCCTCCCAGCAAGAAACCCCCGGCTGCGGTCCAGCTCCACACAGGAAGCTACATGTCAGCGCGGCGGTCTCCGCGGGACACAATAAATGGTCTAAAGTCCGGCATATCAAGGGCCCCAAGGACATGGAAAGGAGTCGAATCTTCTCTAAACTCGCTCTCGGTATCCGCCTGGCTGTTAAAG AGGGAGGCCCCAACCCTGAGAACAACAGCCACCTGGCCAACATCTTAGAGGTGTGTCGAAGCAAGCATATGCCCAAGTCAACCATTGAGTCAGCACTGAAAACAGAG aaaaACAAGGGCGTTCATTTGCTGTACGAGGGTCGAGGTCCTGGTGGCTCTTCTCTGCTGATTGAGGCATTATCGAACAGTGGTCCCAAGTGCCATTTGGACATTAAATATATCCTGAACAAGAATGG GGGAGTGATGGCCGAGGGAGCGCGCCATTTCTTTGACAAGAAAGGAGTGGTTGTGGTCGGAgtggaggacagagagaagaaagctgtGAACCTGGAGCGCGCCCTGGAGCTGGCAATCGAAGCAGGAGCTGAGGATGTGAAGGAGGCTGAGGACGAAGAAGAAAAGAACCTTTTTAAA TTTATTTGTGATGCCTCTTCATTGCATGACGTGAGAAAGAAACTGGACTCCCTGGGCCTGTGTTCTGTGTCCTGTTCCCTGGAGTTCATCCCCAACTTAAAG GCTCTTTCCTAG
- the LOC119811737 gene encoding translational activator of cytochrome c oxidase 1 isoform X1, with amino-acid sequence MMSWAAVYLRRTTARCFRERCLGFRVGPWCASQQETPGCGPAPHRKLHVSAAVSAGHNKWSKVRHIKGPKDMERSRIFSKLALGIRLAVKEGGPNPENNSHLANILEVCRSKHMPKSTIESALKTEKNKGVHLLYEGRGPGGSSLLIEALSNSGPKCHLDIKYILNKNGGVMAEGARHFFDKKGVVVVGVEDREKKAVNLERALELAIEAGAEDVKEAEDEEEKNLFKFICDASSLHDVRKKLDSLGLCSVSCSLEFIPNLKVQLAEPDLEQAVHLIQALNNYEDVIHVYDNIE; translated from the exons ATGATGTCGTGGGCTGCTGTCTACCTGAGAAGGACAACTGCCCGATGCTTTCGTGAGCGATGCCTCGGGTTCCGCGTGGGTCCTTGGTGCGCCTCCCAGCAAGAAACCCCCGGCTGCGGTCCAGCTCCACACAGGAAGCTACATGTCAGCGCGGCGGTCTCCGCGGGACACAATAAATGGTCTAAAGTCCGGCATATCAAGGGCCCCAAGGACATGGAAAGGAGTCGAATCTTCTCTAAACTCGCTCTCGGTATCCGCCTGGCTGTTAAAG AGGGAGGCCCCAACCCTGAGAACAACAGCCACCTGGCCAACATCTTAGAGGTGTGTCGAAGCAAGCATATGCCCAAGTCAACCATTGAGTCAGCACTGAAAACAGAG aaaaACAAGGGCGTTCATTTGCTGTACGAGGGTCGAGGTCCTGGTGGCTCTTCTCTGCTGATTGAGGCATTATCGAACAGTGGTCCCAAGTGCCATTTGGACATTAAATATATCCTGAACAAGAATGG GGGAGTGATGGCCGAGGGAGCGCGCCATTTCTTTGACAAGAAAGGAGTGGTTGTGGTCGGAgtggaggacagagagaagaaagctgtGAACCTGGAGCGCGCCCTGGAGCTGGCAATCGAAGCAGGAGCTGAGGATGTGAAGGAGGCTGAGGACGAAGAAGAAAAGAACCTTTTTAAA TTTATTTGTGATGCCTCTTCATTGCATGACGTGAGAAAGAAACTGGACTCCCTGGGCCTGTGTTCTGTGTCCTGTTCCCTGGAGTTCATCCCCAACTTAAAGGTGCAGCTGGCTGAGCCTGACCTGGAGCAGGCTGTTCACCTCATTCAGGCTCTCAACAACTATGAGGACGTGATTCATGTTTATGACAATATCGAATAA